A region of Nocardioides alkalitolerans DNA encodes the following proteins:
- a CDS encoding class I SAM-dependent methyltransferase: MTDLESVFWRAHDGLPREAPGSEATTALLLGLVGDLPPSPRVLDVGCGTGPASVPLARLTGGHVTAVDLHEPFLAALRERAAAAGVADRVTPLRASMDALPLEDGSVDLVWAEGSAYVVGVDTALASWRRLLAPGGAVVLTEAEWLTPDPAPGAREFWAAYPGMRTTAANVAAMQAAGWTVHATYVLPEGDWQEYYGPLAARIEQLRGQGVADDLLAQVGAEIGVRAAYGADYGYTAYVLRPRG; this comes from the coding sequence GTGACGGACCTCGAGAGCGTCTTCTGGCGCGCCCACGACGGCCTGCCCCGGGAGGCTCCCGGCTCCGAGGCCACGACGGCCCTGCTGCTCGGGCTCGTCGGGGACCTGCCTCCCTCGCCCCGCGTGCTCGACGTCGGCTGTGGCACCGGTCCCGCGAGCGTGCCGCTGGCCCGGCTGACGGGCGGGCACGTGACGGCCGTCGACCTGCACGAGCCGTTCCTCGCGGCGCTCCGCGAGCGGGCCGCGGCGGCGGGCGTCGCCGACCGGGTCACCCCGCTGCGCGCCTCGATGGACGCGCTCCCGCTGGAGGACGGCTCGGTCGACCTGGTGTGGGCGGAGGGGTCGGCGTACGTCGTGGGGGTCGACACCGCGCTCGCCTCCTGGCGGCGGCTGCTCGCGCCCGGTGGGGCCGTGGTGCTGACGGAGGCCGAGTGGCTGACCCCGGACCCCGCGCCGGGCGCGCGGGAGTTCTGGGCGGCCTACCCCGGGATGCGCACGACGGCGGCCAACGTGGCGGCGATGCAGGCGGCGGGATGGACGGTGCACGCGACGTACGTGCTGCCCGAGGGCGACTGGCAGGAGTACTACGGCCCGCTCGCCGCCCGCATCGAGCAGCTGCGCGGCCAGGGCGTCGCGGACGACCTGCTGGCGCAGGTGGGCGCGGAGATCGGTGTGCGGGCGGCGTACGGCGCGGACTACGGCTACACGGCCTACGTGCTGCGGCCACGGGGCTGA
- a CDS encoding SDR family NAD(P)-dependent oxidoreductase has product MTTTTAVVTGSTSGIGAATARALAAQGMHVLVTGRDARRGEALVAEIEGTGGTASFVAGDLAAPPPALRELAAAWTETLGGRVDVLVHNAAVCPAVDTVQLTDDDLETTLAVNLRAPQVLTAALAPGMAERGSGAIVVIGSWMATVGHAFVGFYSATKAAEAQLARSWAAEFGPRGIRVNTVSPGATRAAVEDAADDVIARMTGGTPARRPGRPEEVAAAVAWLVSDAAAYVHGATIPVDGGITATR; this is encoded by the coding sequence ATGACCACCACCACCGCCGTCGTCACCGGGTCCACGAGCGGCATCGGCGCCGCCACCGCCCGCGCCCTCGCCGCCCAGGGGATGCACGTGCTCGTCACCGGGCGGGACGCTCGTCGCGGCGAGGCGCTCGTCGCCGAGATCGAGGGGACGGGTGGCACCGCCAGCTTCGTCGCCGGCGACCTCGCCGCTCCCCCGCCGGCCCTCCGCGAGCTCGCCGCTGCCTGGACGGAGACACTGGGCGGCCGGGTCGACGTGCTCGTGCACAACGCCGCCGTCTGTCCGGCAGTCGACACGGTCCAGCTGACCGACGACGACCTCGAGACCACGCTCGCCGTGAACCTCCGGGCGCCGCAGGTGCTCACCGCCGCGCTCGCGCCCGGGATGGCCGAGCGTGGGAGCGGGGCCATCGTCGTCATCGGGTCGTGGATGGCGACGGTCGGTCACGCGTTCGTGGGCTTCTACTCGGCGACCAAGGCGGCCGAGGCCCAGCTCGCGCGCAGCTGGGCGGCGGAGTTCGGACCGCGGGGCATCCGCGTCAACACGGTGTCTCCGGGCGCGACCCGTGCCGCGGTCGAGGACGCGGCCGACGACGTGATCGCGCGGATGACGGGAGGTACGCCGGCGCGTCGACCCGGCCGTCCCGAGGAGGTGGCCGCAGCCGTGGCGTGGCTGGTGTCCGACGCCGCGGCGTACGTGCACGGCGCAACGATCCCCGTCGACGGCGGGATCACGGCGACGCGGTGA